DNA sequence from the Sulfurimonas sediminis genome:
AAATTGCCAAAAGCTTCGGAGATGTGCTGATAGTTGGCCTGAATTCTGATGCTTCCGTTTCTCGTCTCAAAGGTCCGAGCCGTCCTGTAAATCCGGCAGAGGACAGAGCCTATTTGCTGGCTGCACTTGAAGCGGTCGATTTTGTCGTGCCTTTTGAAGCAGATACACCTTATGAACTGATAAAAATGATAGAGCCGGATGTGCTTGTAAAAGGCGGAGATTATGCGGGAAAAGAGGTTATAGGTACGGAATTTGCTGGCGAGTTACGATTGGTTGATTTTGTCGATGGCAAAAGTACAACAAAAACCATAGAAAAAATACAAGGAAAAACATGTTAAAAAAAATCACTTTAATGGCAGCTTCGGCTGTGGCTGCATTTGCAATGAACAGTGCCAGTATCAATATAAACAATGAAGATTTAGAGTTAAATGCAAATCTGGATGTTGGACAGTTTAATGAGAATGTTGAACCGGAAACGATGTTTGTGGGCGTTCGATTTTTAGATGCCGATAATGCAAATCGTATAAACAATGAAGCACTGTATGAAGTTAGTTTTTTAATGAAAAAAGCAGTGGGCGAGAGCGATTTGTCTGTTGGTTTGGGTGTTAAAGCAAACTATACAAAGGATTATAGAACTCTACCTTTGGGAATTGCACTTGAGTATGCTTTACCTTCGGTAACAGTCGTCCCTATGGCCTTACATGCAGATGTTTATTATGCACCAAAAGTTTTAAGCTTTGACAAAGCAAATAAATATTTTGAATACAGAGTGGAATGTGATGCCGAGGTTATTGATCACGGTCATGTTGTGCTTGGATACCGACACATCAGAACTGATTACGATGATTTCAGAGGAAATTTCACATACAATGCATCAGGATATATTGGCTTTAAATTTGAATTTTAAATTTCTAACTTTTTTACAGCCTCTATCACTTCAGAGGCTGTAATCCCTTTCATACAGTCGTGATGCTTGAGCGGGCATTCCCGCTTCATACAAGGGCTGCATTCAAGTTCATGCCTTACTATTATACTTTTTTCATTTTTCCATTGTGAGGTCTCTTTGTACTTTGTGGGTCCGAATATAGCAACAGTCGGTACTTTATAAGCAGCAGCTACATGCATTGGTCCACTATCATTGGTTATAAAAAGAGAACAACCGCCGATATTGGCACACAACTCCTCTATATTTGTTTTTCCTGCTAAATTTGTATAGTTGTTTACATGTAATGCTTTGAGATTATCTTCTATCTCCTGTGCCATTTCGATCTCATTTGGTCCGCCGAATATTATAATGTCGTACTGTTTGCTAAAATAAGCCGCAACTTCTCCAAAGCGTTCAGGGTACCATCTTTTTGCACTGCCATAGGTTGCACCGGCATTGATGCCAAGTGTCGGTTTTTCAAAACTTTTTGCCTTTATGTAAAGCTTGAGAGGTGGAATTTCTTGAGTAAAATTATCTACATTCGCCATGGCAATTTGTGTGTACTGCTCTACTAAATGTTGGTTTGTTCTAATCTTTGGCGTATGTGAAAGGAGTAGTCTTGAGTGCCATGAAGCCCTTGCACAGCAGATGACAGTATTTGTAAAACGCAGTAGCAGGGTAGAGTAAATTTGATTCCGAAAGCTGACTGCCAGATGAAAAGTTCCCAACTCTTTCGCCAGTCTGTAGGTTGCCATAAAACGTGAAGGGGCTTTTTTTGTCTCATCAACAATGGCACGTTCACATAAAGGGTGGTGTTTGAGCGCTTCTATGCTGACATAACTGCCGACAAAGGTAAACTGCGCATTGGGATATTTCAAAGCCAGAAGTTCTATGGCCGGAGTTGCCATAATGGCATCCCCCAGCCAGTTTGGCAAAATGATTAAAATTTTCATATTAGATACGCTCGCTTGCATTGACCTGCTTTCCTACCTCTTTTGTAATGAAAATATACAAAGGGGAGGAGCCGACAGTCAAGGTTTCGTCTTTAATTTTTTCACCGGTTTTGGAGTAAACATCAAAGAAGTCTTGATTTTGGAGGGTTGTTTCTTTGAGTGACCAGTGAATTTGAAGTATCTTGTCATTGACAAGCACCTGCATTGTGTAGTAGCCTCTTTTAATATCCATGCGTAAAAACTGGGCATTTTTAAGTGTTTGAACCATATACAGATAAGTATAAAAAGCTTCTCTTTTTTTGATTCCTTCTCTGTTGTCAACCAGACCGTAGCCCGGAGCGATGAGCTGATGCCAGGAAACAGAATCGACCTGCTGGGAAGCAAAAGCCAAAAGATAGTAGCGCAGCATATAATCCCCATAGAGTGCTTCACTGACACATTCATACTCACTTGTTGGTGCATACGGTGCCGTATTTGAGAGAGGCCAGTTCACTTCGGTTACATGTAACTCCTGTTTTGTTTTTAAAGAGAGCCATACCAGAGTGCTTAGCAGGGCAATCTTATCGCTGAGGGTAAATCCGAGCTGTGTATTTTCAGGAGCACCACGCCTGTCAACATATAAAAGTGCAGCAATGCCGTCATACCTGCATTTACAAAAGTTAAAAAGAGTATGTACGGTAAAGTGAAATTCAAAATCTATAACACCGCTGCCTAGGAGTTTGATATCGGGAAATTCGTTTTTTTTCAAATCATAGGCAACTTTATAAAAAGCAAGGTATTCGCGTACTGAAAAAAATCCCCATTTTGCACGGTTAATTGTTGAACCGATTTCATAGCGTGTTACGGAGGTGCCCAATTTTGTAAAGATTACATGTAAGTCATTTTTAAGGAGTTGTAAATCTTCTATATGTTCACGGTCCTGCAGGATTTTAAGTATAATTTGCTTGTCGTTGTTTTGCTTTATAAATGTCGCAAGCGCATCAAGTTGGTCCATCTCCCAGAGTTTAAAACGGACAAGGATGCTTTTTACTTCCAACTCTGCAAGTATTGTTTGTGTCTCTTGGGTATTTCTTTGCCAGTCAACACCTAAAGAGAAAAATTTTTTAGTCTCTATTTTTTTTCTCTTAACAAAGGGCATCAATAAAATACTCAAGGGAAGAATAAACAAAGAAGAGACAAGTGTGAAAAGCAAGGAAAACTTCTCTTTTTTACGCATAGATTTTTTGTATCTCTTGTCTTGCAGCAGTGCCGGTTGGTCGGAATAGTTATCCCAGATAAAAGGTTTTTTCATAAGTAGCATTATATCTATTTTAAGATAAAATACTTAAAAATTATGAAGTTTTGGAATCAGGACTTGCTGTAATCTCGGATGAGAGTAAAAAAATGCAATAGCCGGCACTAAAGTACCGGTTCCTGGAAATATTTCACAACCTGCACTTTAGCCTCAATATCATTACGTTAAGAGGCTTTTTCGGAACCCGTACTTCAGTGCGGGCTTCTAGTTTTGAATTTTCTAATTGGGATAATATGCAATGCGAATATTGGTAGTAAGAACAGACAAGCTAGGCGATTTTATAACGGCATTGCCGGCTATGTACGCTCTCAAACAGCATAATCCCAAAAATAAAATCATAGCACTTGTCGCTCCAATGAACAAAGATTTGGCATTTACATGTAATTTTATTGATGAGGTTATTGTAGATGATGGGGAAAGCTCTGTTTTTTCGCTTGCTAAAAAGTTAAAAAAAGCAAATATTGATGTTTCAATCACACTTTTTTCAAATACAAGGGTGGCATTTGCACAATTTTTAGCAGGAATACAGACTAGAATAGCCCCTGCAACAAAAATAGCACAGATTTTTTATAATAAGCGAATTAAACAGAGACGCTCTGAAGTGAAAATGGCTGAGTTTGAATACAATCTTGCACTGACTCAAACCCTTTTTCCTGACATTCAACGGCAGTATCCAAAACCACTGCTTCAATTTGATGATGCCAAAAAGGAGTATAAAAAGTTTTGTGACGAGTATAAGATAACAAAAGATGTTATAGCTTTTCATGTCGGTTTTGGCGGTTCTTCAGATGCCAACTGGAATTTGGATGAGTATGAGATACTAATTCGTGAAGCCTTACATGTAAACAAGTACAGCGTAGTATTAACTTTTGGTCCAGATGAAAAAAACTTGAAAGAAGAGATGCAAAAGCGTTTGCAAGATACTGGTGCTATTTTTTATCTCTCAAATGAAGGCATCGTAAATTTTGCAAAACTTATCAGCAGTTTTAAACTTTTTGTCTCTACTTCTACAGGTACCTATCATTTAGCCTCTTTGGTTGGAACACCGACAATGACTTTTTTCGGTGATTCAAAGTTTGCAAGTGCCTCGCGATGGAAAAGTATTGGGGATGAAAAACTGCAAAAACATTATATGCTGCCGAGTGATAAAGCAAAGCGTGTAGAGATGTTTGAAGCAGTGAAACAGGATTTGTTAAATGTGTAAAAATATGCAGGCATGCACCAGCCGGCACTTTAGTGTTGACCGGGTTTTTTGTCTTTTAGTTCTTTGTTGAGTTCATAGAGTTTGATATATTTATAAAAATTTGTCACCATATGCGAATAGGCGATGACAAGTCCCACATAGCCGTCGCGAAACCCCTGTTTGAAAAAATAGGTTTTTATGAAAGAATAGGCTCCGTTAAAAAAGGCTTTTGCCGGAGAGGAACTTTTTTTGCCTGCATTGTTTTTTGCAAAAAGAGTGGAATATGTGTTGGCTTTATTGATAAACTGTTCTAGCGTGCTGTAAGGGTAGTGTTTCACTTGACCTTTTATCAGTTTTTTATGCAACTCTTTTGTTACAATATGCTCATGAACATGCTCGTTTGTAAAAGAAGTTATTGACCGATTGTATATTCGAATAATTTCATCATCAGCCCAGCAGTATTTAATTTGATTATTCTTGTAAAAGTTTGTTCTTCTAATGGAATAAACACTATTTTTTTGAAGTTTAGTTTTTTCGATATTTGTAATAAGTTCCATTGAAGGTATTTCATCTGCATCGAGTGAAAGTATCCAATCATTTTTTGCATATGTTGCCGCATGATTTTTAGTTGGACCAAACCCAATAAAATTTCCTTGGATTAAATGTACATTTTGAAATTTTTTTGCAATGTTAATAGTTTCATCTTGTGAGCCGTTATCATAAACTACAACATCGTTAAAAGAGTTGAGAGCACTCAAAACATCTTGTATAGTCTCCTCAGCATTTTTTACAATAATAACACAAGAGATATGAGCAATTTTAGTCATTAACAGGTTTTCCTTTGAGCCTCTTTTTGAAGTTCTTTATTTTTTTATTTTTATCTGAATGGTAAATCACTTGTTGCGTGAAGCTTTCGCTTACTTTATGATACTTGGCATACTCATCTGCTATGATTGTTAAAATTTTATTATTTGCCCAAAGTTTTGCAAAATTTTTGGCTCTGTCATTCTCGTTTAAGTTAAAAAATTTCATACGATTAATGTCTACTATTTTAAAAGTATATTGTTCGTTCTCTTTTTTAATCAATATATTTCCGGGCGAATAGTCATCATGAAAGATATTGTTGTCATGTAGTTTTAGAGTGAAACGAGCAAAAGCACGAAAAATCTTCTCTCTATCGGGAAAGTTTATATCTAAGAGCGGTTCTCGAATTGTGAAATTATAGTTAAATTTCTCACTTACAAAATAGCTTTCATTTAAAAGGCCAAATTTATAAAATTCAATATATCCAATTGCCATAGGAGTAAAATCTTGAAGTTTATGAGAATATTTATATGATTTTTTTGCTTTAGAATCACGAAAAAAAGAGTAAGCAATTTTGTTAATAATATTGGGCACTTTAAATGCTTTAACAACAGTCTCTGTCTTATTATAAGAGATGATTTTTAACTCATTTCTTGCTTTGTGGATAGTGTTATTATTTTGTTTAAAATATTGTTGAATGTTGAGTAGAAATTTTTTTAAACTCTTTTCGTATAATGGATTTATTTCATATTTCATATATTTCTCATAAATAATTTTGTATAATAAAATCAATTATACAAAAAAAGGGATTATGTTGAAGTTAAATTTTAGAAGAGGCAGTGCCTATGCTTCAAAATATGCGAGAGAATATTTAAAAGATAAAAAACCAAAAGATATAAAAAGTATAACCGTCATCCGACATGCGGCAATCGGTGATTTTATGAATATACGCCCTTTTCTGATTGAAC
Encoded proteins:
- a CDS encoding YfaZ family outer membrane protein, yielding MLKKITLMAASAVAAFAMNSASININNEDLELNANLDVGQFNENVEPETMFVGVRFLDADNANRINNEALYEVSFLMKKAVGESDLSVGLGVKANYTKDYRTLPLGIALEYALPSVTVVPMALHADVYYAPKVLSFDKANKYFEYRVECDAEVIDHGHVVLGYRHIRTDYDDFRGNFTYNASGYIGFKFEF
- the waaF gene encoding lipopolysaccharide heptosyltransferase II; the protein is MQASVSNMKILIILPNWLGDAIMATPAIELLALKYPNAQFTFVGSYVSIEALKHHPLCERAIVDETKKAPSRFMATYRLAKELGTFHLAVSFRNQIYSTLLLRFTNTVICCARASWHSRLLLSHTPKIRTNQHLVEQYTQIAMANVDNFTQEIPPLKLYIKAKSFEKPTLGINAGATYGSAKRWYPERFGEVAAYFSKQYDIIIFGGPNEIEMAQEIEDNLKALHVNNYTNLAGKTNIEELCANIGGCSLFITNDSGPMHVAAAYKVPTVAIFGPTKYKETSQWKNEKSIIVRHELECSPCMKRECPLKHHDCMKGITASEVIEAVKKLEI
- a CDS encoding glycosyl hydrolase, which produces MKKPFIWDNYSDQPALLQDKRYKKSMRKKEKFSLLFTLVSSLFILPLSILLMPFVKRKKIETKKFFSLGVDWQRNTQETQTILAELEVKSILVRFKLWEMDQLDALATFIKQNNDKQIILKILQDREHIEDLQLLKNDLHVIFTKLGTSVTRYEIGSTINRAKWGFFSVREYLAFYKVAYDLKKNEFPDIKLLGSGVIDFEFHFTVHTLFNFCKCRYDGIAALLYVDRRGAPENTQLGFTLSDKIALLSTLVWLSLKTKQELHVTEVNWPLSNTAPYAPTSEYECVSEALYGDYMLRYYLLAFASQQVDSVSWHQLIAPGYGLVDNREGIKKREAFYTYLYMVQTLKNAQFLRMDIKRGYYTMQVLVNDKILQIHWSLKETTLQNQDFFDVYSKTGEKIKDETLTVGSSPLYIFITKEVGKQVNASERI
- a CDS encoding glycosyltransferase family 9 protein; the encoded protein is MRILVVRTDKLGDFITALPAMYALKQHNPKNKIIALVAPMNKDLAFTCNFIDEVIVDDGESSVFSLAKKLKKANIDVSITLFSNTRVAFAQFLAGIQTRIAPATKIAQIFYNKRIKQRRSEVKMAEFEYNLALTQTLFPDIQRQYPKPLLQFDDAKKEYKKFCDEYKITKDVIAFHVGFGGSSDANWNLDEYEILIREALHVNKYSVVLTFGPDEKNLKEEMQKRLQDTGAIFYLSNEGIVNFAKLISSFKLFVSTSTGTYHLASLVGTPTMTFFGDSKFASASRWKSIGDEKLQKHYMLPSDKAKRVEMFEAVKQDLLNV
- a CDS encoding glycosyltransferase family 2 protein, whose amino-acid sequence is MTKIAHISCVIIVKNAEETIQDVLSALNSFNDVVVYDNGSQDETINIAKKFQNVHLIQGNFIGFGPTKNHAATYAKNDWILSLDADEIPSMELITNIEKTKLQKNSVYSIRRTNFYKNNQIKYCWADDEIIRIYNRSITSFTNEHVHEHIVTKELHKKLIKGQVKHYPYSTLEQFINKANTYSTLFAKNNAGKKSSSPAKAFFNGAYSFIKTYFFKQGFRDGYVGLVIAYSHMVTNFYKYIKLYELNKELKDKKPGQH
- a CDS encoding lipopolysaccharide kinase InaA family protein; this translates as MKYEINPLYEKSLKKFLLNIQQYFKQNNNTIHKARNELKIISYNKTETVVKAFKVPNIINKIAYSFFRDSKAKKSYKYSHKLQDFTPMAIGYIEFYKFGLLNESYFVSEKFNYNFTIREPLLDINFPDREKIFRAFARFTLKLHDNNIFHDDYSPGNILIKKENEQYTFKIVDINRMKFFNLNENDRAKNFAKLWANNKILTIIADEYAKYHKVSESFTQQVIYHSDKNKKIKNFKKRLKGKPVND